A portion of the Natronococcus sp. AD-5 genome contains these proteins:
- a CDS encoding DMT family transporter, producing MNASDLEVTPLVALAFAVFAASTSAILVRWSAAPSSVAAFYRVLLTTAIVAPVALARYREEFARLSGRDLGFAVVAGVALAVHFAAWFESLNHTSVAASVTLVQTQPIFVALGAALVLGERVNRETVAGIAIAIVGAAAMSLGDAGEAPISGATTYGNALALLGAITVAGYVLAGRSIRQRVSLFPYVTVVYAACALTLFVLVGAQGHAYVAYPAREWLLFLGMAVGPGVFGHTVVNWVLKHLESVVVSVTWLGEPVGATLLALLLLAEVPDAITVVGGVVVLAGIYVTTIERERRRGPVDSG from the coding sequence GTGAACGCGTCCGATCTCGAGGTCACGCCCCTCGTCGCCCTCGCGTTCGCGGTGTTCGCCGCCAGCACCAGCGCCATCCTGGTGCGCTGGAGCGCGGCCCCGAGTTCGGTCGCGGCGTTCTACCGGGTGCTGCTCACGACGGCGATCGTCGCGCCGGTCGCCCTGGCGCGGTACCGCGAGGAGTTCGCCCGCCTCTCCGGGCGCGATCTCGGATTCGCCGTCGTCGCCGGCGTCGCGCTCGCGGTGCACTTCGCCGCCTGGTTCGAGAGCCTGAACCACACGAGCGTCGCCGCCAGCGTCACGCTCGTCCAGACCCAGCCCATCTTCGTCGCCCTCGGGGCGGCGCTCGTCCTCGGCGAGCGCGTCAACCGCGAGACGGTCGCGGGGATCGCGATCGCGATCGTCGGCGCGGCCGCGATGTCGCTGGGCGACGCCGGCGAGGCGCCCATCTCGGGCGCGACGACGTACGGCAACGCCCTCGCCTTGCTGGGGGCGATCACCGTCGCGGGCTACGTCCTGGCAGGGCGGTCGATCCGCCAGCGCGTCTCGCTGTTTCCCTACGTGACGGTCGTCTACGCCGCCTGCGCGCTCACGCTGTTCGTCCTCGTCGGCGCGCAGGGCCACGCGTACGTCGCCTATCCGGCCCGCGAGTGGCTGCTCTTTCTCGGGATGGCCGTCGGCCCCGGCGTCTTCGGACACACCGTCGTCAACTGGGTCCTGAAGCACCTCGAGTCGGTCGTGGTCAGCGTCACCTGGCTGGGCGAACCCGTCGGCGCGACGCTGCTCGCGCTCCTCTTGCTCGCGGAGGTTCCGGACGCGATTACGGTCGTCGGAGGGGTCGTCGTCCTCGCGGGGATCTACGTCACGACGATCGAGCGGGAGCGACGGCGCGGTCCGGTCGATTCGGGATAA
- a CDS encoding 7-carboxy-7-deazaguanine synthase QueE, which produces MPVSDSVDRDVGDADREGAAETDGLPINELFYSLQGEGTLAGVPSVFVRTSGCNLRCWFCDSYHTSWEPTHAWMDLEAIVDEIESHAEADHVVLTGGEPLIHERSVDLLEELDDRGYHTTVETNGTIYRDAPIDLASISPKLESSTPTPERDPKGDGEWEERHENDRIDLETLARLVEEHPFQLKFVVTDADDVPEILELLADLRDVASVPIRNDDVLLMPEGATRERLAETRGRVADLAMEHGFRYTPRLHVDLWNDAPET; this is translated from the coding sequence ATGCCGGTTTCCGACTCGGTCGACCGCGACGTCGGCGACGCGGACCGGGAGGGCGCGGCGGAGACCGACGGCCTCCCGATCAACGAACTGTTCTACTCGCTGCAGGGCGAGGGAACGCTCGCCGGCGTCCCGTCGGTGTTCGTCCGCACGAGCGGCTGTAACCTCCGGTGCTGGTTCTGCGACTCCTACCACACTTCCTGGGAACCCACCCACGCCTGGATGGATCTCGAAGCAATCGTCGACGAGATCGAGTCCCACGCGGAGGCCGACCACGTCGTCCTCACCGGCGGCGAGCCGCTGATCCACGAGCGAAGCGTCGACCTCCTCGAGGAACTCGACGACCGCGGCTACCACACCACCGTCGAGACCAACGGCACGATTTACCGCGACGCGCCGATCGACCTCGCCTCGATCAGCCCGAAACTCGAGAGCAGCACGCCGACGCCCGAACGGGACCCGAAGGGCGACGGCGAGTGGGAAGAGCGCCACGAGAACGACCGGATCGACCTCGAGACGCTCGCACGCCTCGTCGAGGAGCACCCGTTCCAGCTGAAGTTCGTCGTCACCGACGCGGACGACGTGCCCGAGATACTCGAACTGCTCGCCGATCTGCGGGACGTCGCGAGCGTCCCGATTCGGAACGACGACGTCCTTCTCATGCCCGAGGGAGCGACCCGCGAGCGACTCGCGGAGACCCGCGGTCGGGTCGCCGACCTCGCGATGGAACACGGCTTTCGTTACACGCCCCGGTTGCACGTCGACCTCTGGAACGACGCACCGGAAACGTAG
- a CDS encoding iron-containing alcohol dehydrogenase family protein — MTESDSTARDPSFRFEYHPAAIRFGAGCVDDLETELERLGLERALIVCGSTVGSTPEVIDPVRDGLGGRLAGVFAETTPEKRLETAFDGLGRLENEGADALVSLGGGSSLDVAKVVSVLAASDRSRKEVADEFAETGTITVPEEGLVPIAAIPTTLAGADLSTGAGITAAPASGLVGEEIGGGVSDPNLMPTAAFYDPELVATTPESALAGSAMNGFDKGIETIYAANATPITDATARHGLEKLEDGLRAFGRGERGLDVFETLLEGIVLVQYGISRPGESTLSIVHAFGHGLTRTYGVQQGVAHAVVVPHVLRYLFEQEGVDAREGLLADALAVGGAADHGAAVVDRVAEIRDALGLPFRLRDVDGPEPDEFADVAEAILADGFMANAPPGLEPSAEEIEGVLEEAR; from the coding sequence ATGACCGAAAGCGACTCGACGGCGCGCGATCCGTCGTTCAGATTCGAGTACCACCCGGCGGCCATCAGGTTCGGCGCGGGCTGCGTCGATGACCTCGAGACCGAACTCGAGCGACTGGGGCTCGAGCGCGCCCTGATCGTCTGCGGCTCCACGGTCGGGAGCACGCCCGAGGTGATCGACCCGGTCAGGGATGGCCTCGGGGGGCGACTGGCCGGCGTCTTCGCCGAGACGACGCCCGAGAAGCGACTCGAGACGGCGTTCGACGGGCTCGGGCGACTCGAAAACGAGGGCGCGGACGCGCTCGTGAGCCTCGGCGGCGGAAGCAGCCTCGACGTCGCGAAGGTCGTCAGCGTCCTCGCCGCGAGCGACCGGTCGCGCAAGGAGGTCGCCGACGAGTTCGCCGAAACGGGGACGATCACCGTCCCGGAGGAGGGACTGGTGCCGATCGCCGCGATCCCGACGACCCTGGCCGGCGCCGACCTCTCGACCGGCGCGGGGATCACCGCCGCACCCGCGTCGGGGCTGGTCGGCGAGGAGATCGGCGGCGGCGTTTCCGATCCGAATCTGATGCCGACCGCGGCGTTCTACGACCCCGAACTGGTCGCGACGACGCCGGAGTCGGCCCTCGCGGGCTCGGCGATGAACGGCTTCGACAAAGGCATCGAGACGATCTACGCCGCCAACGCGACCCCGATAACCGACGCGACGGCCAGACACGGCCTCGAGAAACTCGAGGACGGCCTCCGCGCGTTCGGACGGGGCGAGCGCGGACTCGACGTCTTCGAAACGCTGCTCGAGGGGATCGTCCTCGTCCAGTACGGTATCTCTCGACCCGGCGAGTCGACGCTCTCGATCGTCCACGCCTTCGGGCACGGGCTCACCCGAACGTACGGCGTCCAGCAGGGGGTCGCTCACGCGGTCGTCGTTCCCCACGTCCTCCGATACCTCTTCGAACAGGAGGGCGTCGACGCGCGCGAGGGGCTGCTCGCGGACGCGCTCGCGGTCGGGGGCGCCGCGGACCACGGCGCCGCGGTCGTCGATCGAGTCGCGGAGATCCGCGATGCGCTCGGGCTTCCGTTCCGGCTTCGCGACGTCGACGGCCCCGAGCCCGACGAGTTCGCCGACGTCGCGGAGGCGATCCTCGCGGACGGCTTCATGGCGAACGCGCCGCCGGGACTCGAGCCGTCGGCCGAGGAGATCGAGGGCGTGCTCGAGGAGGCGCGGTAG
- a CDS encoding ring-cleaving dioxygenase encodes MTPETPGLHHVTAIAGDPQRNADFYVGTLGLRFVKKTVNHDDTGTYHFYFGDGEGTPGTNITFFPWTDAGRPGRFGAGQPKTTAYRVPADSIEYWLERLESNGIDVEREERFGETALRFADPDGIELELVAAESEAQHASETTSGNAASNETEATPWAGGPVPTEHQLRGFRGVTLALDSFDATAGVLTDVLGYELEAETENRRRYLSASGGPGSVVDLVESDAGRGQMGVGTVHHVAFRAESVEEQREWREAFADHGLSPTEVIDRKYFKSIYVREPGGVLFEMATVEPGFTADEDIEELGSTLALPEWLEDERERIEQRLPPFDGPNAGAEE; translated from the coding sequence ATGACACCCGAGACACCCGGGCTTCACCACGTGACGGCCATCGCGGGCGATCCGCAGCGAAACGCCGACTTCTACGTCGGGACGCTCGGACTCCGCTTCGTCAAGAAGACCGTCAACCACGACGACACGGGAACGTACCACTTCTACTTCGGCGACGGGGAGGGAACCCCCGGAACGAACATCACCTTCTTCCCGTGGACGGACGCGGGCCGCCCCGGCCGGTTCGGCGCGGGCCAGCCGAAGACGACAGCCTACCGCGTTCCGGCGGACTCGATCGAGTACTGGCTCGAGCGCCTCGAATCGAACGGGATCGACGTCGAGCGGGAGGAGCGCTTCGGCGAGACCGCGCTCCGGTTCGCGGACCCGGACGGGATCGAACTCGAGCTGGTGGCCGCGGAGAGCGAGGCGCAACACGCCTCGGAGACGACGAGCGGCAACGCCGCGAGTAACGAAACGGAGGCGACGCCGTGGGCGGGCGGCCCGGTCCCGACCGAGCACCAGCTTCGCGGGTTCCGCGGCGTGACCCTGGCGCTCGACTCGTTCGACGCGACGGCCGGCGTGCTGACCGACGTGCTCGGCTACGAACTCGAGGCCGAGACCGAGAACCGGCGGCGGTACCTGAGCGCATCCGGCGGCCCCGGTTCGGTCGTCGACCTGGTCGAGAGCGACGCCGGTCGCGGGCAGATGGGCGTCGGGACGGTTCACCACGTCGCGTTCAGGGCCGAGAGCGTCGAGGAACAGCGGGAGTGGCGCGAGGCCTTCGCCGACCACGGGCTCTCGCCGACGGAGGTGATCGATCGGAAGTACTTCAAGTCGATCTACGTGCGCGAACCCGGCGGCGTCCTCTTCGAGATGGCGACGGTGGAACCCGGGTTCACGGCCGACGAAGATATCGAGGAGCTCGGAAGCACCCTCGCCCTGCCCGAGTGGCTCGAGGACGAACGCGAGCGGATCGAGCAACGGCTGCCGCCGTTCGACGGGCCGAACGCGGGCGCGGAGGAGTGA
- a CDS encoding BKACE family enzyme — protein MSYDDFLAGEPLIVTAALTGGVHGKEANPNLPETPEEIGRAAAEVEEAGASVVHLHARRPNGERTFATERFQEIDDAVRRHADDVIVQHSTGGTGAPDADRHRPLRTDPPPEMASLDMGPLNRYDHLTSENTRGLVDSLHEEMVDRGIKPELEVFNDGHLNEVRGLLERRELADPVYATLIFGPGTLTPPRPRNFLNAVDNFPDGALFNTLGFGRHQLPFATMGILFGGHVRVGLEDNVYYRRGELAESNAQLVERVVRLAEELGREVATPARARAVLEL, from the coding sequence ATGAGCTACGACGACTTCCTCGCCGGCGAGCCGCTGATCGTCACCGCGGCGCTGACGGGCGGGGTGCACGGGAAGGAGGCGAACCCGAACCTTCCGGAGACGCCCGAGGAGATCGGTCGCGCCGCCGCCGAAGTCGAAGAAGCCGGCGCGTCCGTCGTCCACCTGCACGCCCGGCGACCGAACGGCGAGCGCACCTTCGCGACCGAGCGGTTCCAGGAGATCGACGACGCGGTCCGCCGACACGCCGACGACGTGATCGTCCAGCACTCGACCGGCGGCACCGGCGCGCCGGACGCGGATCGCCACCGCCCGCTGCGAACCGATCCGCCGCCGGAAATGGCCTCACTCGACATGGGACCGCTGAACCGGTACGATCACCTCACCAGCGAGAACACCCGCGGGCTGGTCGACTCGCTGCACGAGGAGATGGTCGACCGCGGCATCAAGCCCGAGCTCGAGGTGTTCAACGACGGGCACCTGAACGAGGTCCGCGGCCTGCTCGAGCGCCGCGAGCTCGCCGACCCCGTCTACGCCACGCTCATCTTCGGACCGGGGACGCTCACCCCGCCCCGGCCGCGAAACTTCCTCAACGCGGTGGACAACTTCCCCGACGGCGCGCTGTTCAACACGCTCGGCTTCGGCCGGCACCAGCTCCCGTTCGCCACGATGGGGATTCTCTTCGGCGGTCACGTGCGCGTCGGGCTCGAGGACAACGTCTACTACCGCCGCGGCGAACTCGCGGAGAGCAACGCACAGCTGGTCGAACGCGTCGTCCGTCTCGCCGAGGAACTCGGCCGGGAGGTCGCGACGCCCGCACGAGCGCGAGCGGTGCTCGAGCTCTGA
- a CDS encoding nitrous oxide reductase accessory protein NosL gives MSPHDRRSLARRRFLGAIGAGTGVGVAGCIGDGGDEDETGGDGDNGDDAHPNEPHISEPGDEPLELSEDQNCVVCSMTPADYSDWHSQLAHETDERAIFCSSGCMTAYLAAPAVDSESVGAWTVDFETGELIDALEAHFVIVTDESGAGGDDVMGLNPRPFEDEDDAVAYLEEWDAEELTEDDIIGFDGIDADVASHYRPGRFPEE, from the coding sequence ATGAGTCCACACGATCGGCGGTCGCTCGCTCGACGCCGGTTCCTGGGCGCGATCGGCGCGGGGACCGGCGTCGGCGTCGCGGGCTGTATCGGCGACGGCGGCGACGAAGACGAAACCGGCGGCGACGGGGACAACGGGGATGACGCGCACCCGAACGAGCCGCACATCTCCGAACCGGGCGACGAGCCCCTCGAGCTCAGCGAAGACCAGAACTGCGTCGTCTGCTCTATGACGCCGGCGGATTACTCCGACTGGCACAGCCAGCTCGCCCACGAGACCGACGAGCGGGCGATCTTCTGTTCGTCCGGCTGTATGACCGCCTACCTCGCCGCACCGGCGGTCGACTCGGAGAGCGTCGGCGCCTGGACGGTCGACTTCGAGACGGGCGAATTGATCGACGCGCTCGAGGCGCACTTCGTGATCGTCACCGACGAGAGCGGCGCCGGCGGCGACGACGTGATGGGGCTCAATCCGCGTCCGTTCGAGGACGAGGACGACGCCGTCGCGTACCTCGAGGAGTGGGACGCCGAGGAACTCACCGAGGACGACATCATCGGGTTCGACGGGATCGACGCCGACGTCGCGTCGCACTACCGACCCGGACGGTTCCCGGAGGAGTAG
- the queC gene encoding 7-cyano-7-deazaguanine synthase QueC, translating into MSDNSAAASTDEPTAKRAAVLLSGGMDSATAAAEARDRGYELYALHTSYGQRTEDRELECARRLADEFDAADFLRIETGHLSAIGASSLTDEELAVADADLESEEIPSSYVPFRNANLLAMAVSYAEANDCDAVFIGAHSEDFSGYPDCRPEFFEAFETVVDVGTKPETEIAIEAPFVEWSKTDIADRGVELEVPYEHTWSCYRENEPACGTCDACALRLQAFQRIGVRDPIEYEERPSYVDD; encoded by the coding sequence ATGTCTGACAACAGTGCAGCCGCTTCGACCGACGAACCGACAGCGAAACGCGCCGCCGTCCTCCTCTCCGGCGGCATGGACAGCGCGACCGCGGCCGCCGAGGCTCGCGACCGCGGCTACGAACTCTACGCGCTGCACACCTCCTACGGCCAGCGCACCGAGGACCGAGAACTCGAGTGCGCCCGCCGACTGGCCGACGAGTTCGACGCGGCGGACTTCTTGCGGATCGAGACGGGCCACCTCTCGGCGATCGGGGCCTCGAGCCTGACCGACGAGGAGTTGGCCGTCGCCGACGCCGACCTCGAGAGCGAGGAGATCCCCTCGTCGTACGTTCCCTTCCGGAACGCGAACCTGCTCGCGATGGCGGTCTCCTACGCCGAGGCGAACGACTGCGACGCGGTGTTCATCGGCGCCCACAGCGAGGACTTCTCGGGGTATCCCGACTGCCGGCCCGAGTTCTTCGAGGCCTTCGAGACCGTCGTCGACGTCGGGACGAAACCCGAGACCGAGATCGCGATCGAGGCGCCGTTCGTCGAGTGGTCGAAGACCGACATCGCCGACCGCGGCGTCGAACTCGAGGTGCCCTACGAGCACACCTGGAGCTGTTATCGCGAGAACGAACCCGCCTGCGGGACCTGCGACGCGTGTGCGCTCCGCCTGCAGGCGTTCCAGCGGATCGGGGTTCGTGACCCGATCGAGTACGAGGAACGGCCGTCGTACGTCGACGATTGA